The DNA window GGCGCCGGCCGACGGGCCGACGTCATCGACTACGAGATCTTCGGCAACGAGATGCAGTACGTCGAAGTCACCCTCGACCCCGGCGAGATGGCGCTCGCCGAGCCCGGCGGCATGATGTTCATGGAGCCCGGAATCGTCATGCAAACCGTCTTCGGCGATCCCTCGGCTCCACAGCAGCAGGGGTTCCTCGGCAAACTCATGACCGCCGGCAAACGCATGGTCACCGGCGAATCGCTGTTCATGTCCACCTTCACCAACCAGGGCCACGGCCGCCAGAAGATCGCGTTTGCCGCGCCTTATCCCGGCAAAATCATCCCGATCCATCTCGAACAGCACCAGGGTGAACTGATCTGTCAGAAAGACTCCTTCCTCGCCGCCGCCCGCGGCGTTTCAATCGCGATCGCGTTCCAGAAGAAAATCGGCGTCGCCCTCTTCGGCGGCGAAGGGTTCATCATGCAGCGCCTCACCGGCGAAGGGATCGCTCTGCTCCACGCCGGCGGCACCATCATGGAACGAGTCCTCCAGCCCGGCGAAACCCTTCGCGTCGATACCGGCTGCATTGTCGCGATGCAGCGAAGCGTCCAGTACGACATCCAGTTCACCGGCGGCTTCAAGAACTCCCTTTTCGGCGGCGAAGGACTCTTTCTGGCCACCGTCACCGGCCCGGGTAAGGTGTGGCTGCAATCGCTGCCCTTCGCCCGCCTCGCCGGCCGCGTCCTGGCCAATGCCTCCGGCCGAGGGAAAGACGAGGGGAGCGTCCTCGGAAACCTTGGCGGGTTCCTGGGAAACAGCGACTGACGAACCTCACACGGCTCCGCCGAACGAACCCGAGGCGTTTCGCCGAACGAACCCGAGAACGTCCGGTGCCACGGGTCGGCGGTACTCCGCAGACCCGTGCGCGCACACGGCCAATACCACGGGTCTCCGGAGTACCGGCGACGCCGTGGCACCAGGTGGTACCGCTCCGCCAAACGAACCCGACTTCGCCAAACGAACCCGACAACGTCCAATGCCATGGGTCGGCGGCACCCCGCAGACCCGTGGCACCGGACGCGGCCGACGGCACGGGTCTCCGGAGTACTGGCGACGCCGTGGCACCAGGTGGTGCCGCTCCGCCAAACGAACCCGACTTCGCCAAACGAACCCGGCGCGGTTCCGCCAAACGAACCCGGCAACGTCCGGTGCCGCTCCGCCGAACGAACCCGACGCCGTTTTGCCGCATCTGCCGGCTCGGGGCGGGGACGCAATACACGATCTCTCGAGCCGATCGCAGGCGATCGCACGAGGGGGTGCCGAGGCGAACGCGACTTTTCTCCGGCGCGACACATCTACCGCGGACGGATCACACCCATCCTCGATCGATCGCCGGTGAGCCACGACAGGCGCATCGCCAGCCCGATTTAGTTCGGTATATGTTAAGTTGCGGCCGCAAAAATGCAACCGCAAAAATGCCCGGCATTTCGGCCATCCGTCGGCGTAAACGGGTTCATCGAGCCGCGACCGTCAACCGCGTGCCGCGTGCTTCTTGAGAATCGTCATCCGCGACCTACAATCCCCCCTTCGCCGCGGGCTTCTCCGTGGCGTGATGGAAATGGAGACGAGCGATGTTCAGCGGTGCGATGACTGCGTTGGTGACCCCCTTTCGTGAAGGCCGGCTCGATGAAGCCCGCCTTAAGGAACAGGTCGAGCACCAGATCAAAGGCGGCATCGACGGGCTGGTTCCGGTGGGGACCACCGGCGAGTCACCCACGGTTGACTTCGAGGAGCATGCCCGTGTCATCGAACTGACGGTCGAGTTCGCCAACGGCCGGGTTCCGGTCGTCGCCGGCACCGGCGGCAACGCGACGGCGGAGGCGATCGAACTCCACCAGATCGCCAAGAAGGCCGGCTGCCAGGGGTGCCTGTCCGTCAACCCCTACTACAACAAGCCGACCCAGGAAGGCCTGTACCGGCACTTCATGACGCTAGCCGACCGCGTCGACCTGCCGATCGTCCTCTACAACATCCCCGGCCGAACCGGCATCACCATGTCGCCGCAGACGGTGGCTCGGCTCAACGCCCACAAGAACATCGTTGCGATCAAAGAGGCGACCGGCTCGCTCGACATGGCGACCGAAATCCTGTCGCTGTGCGACATCACGCTCGTCAGCGGTGACGACTCGCTGACGCTGCCGCTCATGAGCGTCGGTGGCAAGGGCGTGATCAGCGTGGCAAGCAACCTCATCCCTGCCGAGATCAAGAAGCTGGTCAAGCTCGCCGCCGACGGCAAGTACGCCGAAGCGGCGAAGCAGCACATCCGGCTGTTCCCGTTCATTAAGAGCCTGTTCCTCGACGGCAACCCCGCCGGCATCAAGTACGCGATGAGCCTGGCGAACATGGACACCGGCGAGCTCCGCCTGCCGTTGTGGGAGGCGAGCGAGGCGACCAAGCAGACGATCGCCGCGGAGATGAAGAAGCTGATGTGATGATTTCGTAGGGTGGGGTTCACCCCACCGCATCGCGTGCGATGACCGGTTGTTTACCCCGACCGGATGTCCTCGCCGAGACGAAATGTCGACTGTTTCGCCGCTCCAGCGATCCGACACAACTTGTCCCCGCCGCTTCTCGGTGGGGTGAACCCCACCGTACAGAATGCTGTGACTTACCTCTGCGTCGCCATCTTCGTCCAGTCTGAGCAACAGGCCCAGCGCGACATCGCGCTGGCCGCCGAGGCTGGCGCGGACATGGTCGAGCTGCGGATTGACGATCACGCGGATCTGGGCGCGATTGGCCTGGGGCAACTCTCGCTGCTTCTGCAAAGCAGTTCGTTGCCGGCGATCGTGACGTGCCGGCCGATCTGGGAGGGCGGGCGCTCCAGGCTGTCGGATACGGATCGACTCGCCCTTCTCTCGGCCGCCGACGAAGCGGACGCGGCTTACCTTGACGTCGAACTAGAGACAACCAGGCACGCCGAGGCCAAAGACTTCCTCGACGATAAGCTGCCCCGCCGCCGCGAAGAGCGAGCCGGGCTCATTTTCAGCTCCCATGATTTCACCGGCCGCCCGGCGAAGCTGACGGCCATTTTCGACGAACTGGTGCGCTCCCCCGCCGACGTCGCCAAGATCGTCTGGACAGCCCGCACCGTTCGCGACAACCTCGAGGCGTTCGAACTGCTGCGCCATCGCGCCAAGCCGACGATCGCGCTGTGCATGGGCGAGGCCGGGCTGATCTCGCGCGTGCTGGCCAAAAAGTTCGGCGCGTTCCTGACCTTCGCCTCACTCGAAACCGGCGGCGGAACCGCACCCGGGCAGGTGTCGGTCCGAGACATGAAGCGGCTCTACCGCTGGGACGCGATCGCGCCCGCCACGAAGGTTTATGGCGTCGTCGGATCGCCGGTGGCGCACTCGATGTCCCCCGCGATCCACAACGCCGCGTTCGACACGACCGGCTTCGACGGCGTTTACGTGCCGCTGCTGGTCGAGCCGAGTTACGAGTCGTTCAAGGCGTTTATGGAAACGTTCCTGGCCGCCGAGGGACTGCACCTGTCGGGCCTGTCGGTCACGATTCCGCACAAGGAAAATGCGCTGCGCTACCTGAAGGAGAAGGGCGCCGAGATCGACCCCCTCGCCGAGCGGATCGGTGCGCTCAATACGATTGCCATCCGTAGGGTCCGCCTTGGCGGACGCGGTGGCAATGGCGTCGAAGAAAGCAACGCCGAGCCGTCCAACGCCGTCGCGTCCGCCAAGGCGGACCCTACTTTGTACGGCACCAGCACCGACTACGCCGCGATCCTGGACAGCATCACGACGAAACTGGGAATCAGCCGGGAACAGTTGAAGGACTACCGGGTCGCCGTGATTGGTGCCGGCGGAACGGGGCGAACCGCCGTCGCGGCGCTGGCGCATTACGGGGCGACGGTCGTCGTCTACAACCGTACGCGCGAAAAGGCCGACGCACTCGCCGCCGAGTTCAACGGCAAGACCGGCAAGGTGGTCGCCGCCGACATGGCCAAGCTCTGCGATTCCTGCTGCCAGATCTATATCAACACGACCAGCATCGGTATGAGCCCGAATGTCGAGCAGAGCGCGTTCGGCGACCGACCGCCGGCGCTCAGCGCCGACAGCGTGGTCTTTGATGCTGTCTATAACCCGGTGCGGACGATGTTCATCAGGCAGGCCGAAGCCGCGGGTGCCCGAACCATCAATGGGGTGGAGATGTTCGTGAGGCAGGCTGCGGCGCAGTTTGAACTTTGGACCGGCACGCCCGCGCCCACCGACGTCATGCGCAACGTGGTCGAAAGCCGTCTGTAGGGCGGAGCATTTCCGGTATTGCCCGGATCACACCCGCCTACTTCGCCGGCGCGGCCAGGAAGTTGTACGCCTGGAACGGATATCGCATCGACTTCTCGAACCGTTCAAACGCCAGCGGCTGACCGTCGGCGAGCCAGTCCTTCAGCAGGTAAACCCGGTACCCCAGCGACTGCTCGATGTAGTCGAAGATTTCCCGCGGCGTCGAGCCGGCGCTCTTTAAACCGTCGATCGTGCATTCGAAGAGGATGTACGGCTTGCCCCGGGCGATCGTCTGCGCAGCGCCCTTGAACACCGACAGCTCGGCACCTTCGACATCCACCTTGATGAAGCCGATTGGCCGATCCGCCGGCACCATCTCGTCCACGGGCATGCAGCGGACTTTCACTTCTTCAATCTTGTCGGTTTCATTGGCGTGCACGTTCATGCCGCTGAAGCCCGAGCGCGTGATGTTGCGGTAGAAGGTGATCTCGCCGGGCTTGTCGCTGACGGCGCAGTGATGAATCTCGACATCCGAGAACTTCTTTTTGAGCCGAGCCGCCTTATCCGGAAGAGCTTCAAACGCGGCGTGCTTGCCCTTGGGGGCAAGCCGCAGAAGCTGGCTCAGAAACGAACCCAGATGGCAGCCGATGTCGAGGCAGTTGGTGTCGGCCTTGACGACGCGGTCGAGCATGGCGTCGATACGGTCATTCTCGATGTAGATTTCCGCGAGCTCCGGATGCTTCCGCCGCTTGCGAAAACCAGCCAGATGGCGGAGCTGCTGGAGCGGGCGCTCGAGCGGCGTACGAATGAACATCTGTTTGAGAGCTTCCATCACGCAACACCATCCTGAAGCAGTCTCGTACGACGCCAATGCAGGCGTCGCGTCCGATATCCGGCGGTACGAAGTCGCTCCTCTCCGAGATATCGGCGAGGAACCCGTACGCCTTCCCCGAAAAGCGACCTGGAACCACTTTTGTTCCAAACGCTTCGGCAGGAAACATGGTCGGTGATGCGGCCGGAAATACAAGAGGGACCGCTTCGGGATGAAGCGGTCCCTCTGAAAGTCGTCGACTCGCGATGCTAGTGCGCTGCCATAGCCACCATTTGGGATTAGGGTGCCATGGGCTGGCGTACTCGCCTGCCCGTGGCTTGCCTCGTCTGGCGTCGCCCCGCCACGGGCAGCGGAGCACCGCAGCCCATGGCACCCAAATAGTCGCTCGGCTCTCTATTCCTTCCAGCCGTGCAGATCGCGTACCTTCACCATCGCGCCCAGGATGTCGTTCCAGGTTTGCGGCTTCATCATGACTTCGTTGGGGAACATGCAGCCGTCCCAGCAAATGTGCCGCAGGCGCTTCATGGGAACGCCGGCGTCGTTCTTCAGCCAGAAACCGGCGTGCTTCGGAATGTCGAGCTTGCCGGTGGGGTCGGTCGCCTGGCAGTGACGGCCGGTCTTGTCGTGGCTGCCCGAACCGAAGACGGTGCCGTTGTTCTGAGCGACGTGGAAGTCAATCGTCCAGGGGCGAAGCGCGGAGGTCAGCTTCTTGAGGGCCTCGTCGAGCTTCGCCTGGTCCTTCCAGTCGTAGCCTTCGGGGAGCAGCGCGTCTTCAGGGGCGTTGTAGCCCATGGTGTAGAGCAGCGTGTGGGCCATATCGGCCTGGAAGCCGACCGTCGCCGGGCGATCGGTGAGTTCGAGCAGTTCGATCATGCGCTTCCAGGAGTGCATGCCGCCCCAGCAGATTTCACCCTCGGCGGCGAGGCGCTCGCCGTAGCCTTCGGCGACGTCGGCGGCCTGACGCCAGGTCTCAGCGATCTTCTTCTGATTGCCGGCGGGGTCGGCGTACCAGTCGTGCGGGCTGGAGGCCGAATCGATGCGGACGATGCCGTAGGGCCGCGCGCCGTGGCGGCGAAGCTTCTCGCCGATCGCGCACGCCTTACGGACGGATGCGACGAAGTTCTTGCGGTCGGTCTCGGAACCCATCGCCGCCCCGCCGCCCGTCGGCGGCCAGACCGGCGCGACGACCGAGCCGATCGACAGGTTCGCCTTCTGGAACTTCTCGGCCAGCTTCTTGATGCCGTCGTCGTCGATATCGATCGACACGTGCGGGTCGAACAGGAACAGGTCCATGCCGTCGAACTTGACGCCGTCCACCGAGGCGGCGGCGGTCATCTCGATCATCTTGTCGAGCAGGATCGGCGGCTCGGAATCCGGACCCTTGCCGACCAGGCCAGGCCAGGCGGCGTTGTGCAGTTTCGGATAGTTGTTCAGATGCGCGGTCATGGACGGTTTTCTCCTTGGTCTGTATCTGGTTCAATGCCTCGCCGACGCCAGCTCACGAACTGCAGCCCGTCAGTCAATCGCGGATCAGCATTCTATCGACCTGCCGCGTGGGCGAAAGTCTGATCGTCGATCGGCGACGGCCGAAGAATTCCGTGATCAGCCGAATAGAAACCTGGCTTCATGCGTAAGCTTGGTGATCTCCCGCCAAGCCGTTGTCTGAAGTCAGCGTCCGTCCATCCGCATCGAGGACGAATTCTCGGAACAACATGCAGATTCTTAAGCCATCAGGTCGTTCTGTTGCCGCGTCGCCCTGGCTCGCGCTTTTTGCACTCGCTGCCACGGTCGTTTGGCCTGCCGCCGACTGTTCGGCACAGACGACTTCCGAACTGCTGGACCCGTGGACCACCAAGGGGTTCGGCGAGACTGTCGACCGCTTTTCCTACCAGGCACAGGCTGCTGTCGACGGAAGCTCGGCGACGACACAGATCTTCGCCTGGGATTCGGTCGGACGATTCCAACTCGCACCAGACAGCGTTTTGAAGCCGCACCTGGGCTATCGGTACCTCACGCTCAACTTCGATTCCAACGCGGCGACCCTCCCCGATACGCTTGATGAGCTCAGCCTGGCGGCAGGTGTCAGTCTGGGGTCGCTGGGGGGCGGCAAGCTTTCAGCGATCGCCGGCATCGGTTACAGCGGCGACAACCTGTTCGCCGACGCCGATGGCCTGTTCGGCATCGGCCACCTTTTGTGGGAACGGCCGCTGAACAAGACCGACACGCTCGTGCTCTCGCTGGATTACGATCGCAGCGGAACGCTGCTGCCCGATGTCCCGTTACCGGGGTTCGCATATCGCCATACCGATGACATCTTGTCCTGGATGGTCGGCTTTCCCCGATCCGAGCTGCTGGTCAACCTGACAACCGGCCTCTCGCTGTCGGCGAGCTATGCCGCCCCGATGACGGCCGACGTCACACTCGAACAGCAACTGGGCGACGGCCTCAGCGTCTTTGGCGGATATTCCAACTTCTTCAACGGGTTCTTCCTCGACGGCGAGTCTCGCGAGGATCGGTTCTTTCTGCAGATGCAGCGCGTCGAAGTCGGTTTGCGTTACATCAACGGCGACATGCTGGGCAAGGGTCTTTACCTGGACGCCGGGCTGAGCGTGGGCTACGTGCTGGACCAGAGCTGGTCCCGGGGCTTTGACGTGCGCGACCTGGAAAACATCGGCAGTACCGAAGCCACGCCATTCGTAGGACTCGTGATTCGAGGCCGGTTCTAAGTCGCCGACCGCGATTCGAGATTTTCCAGCCCACGGCAAGGCCGGCGGACTGGAAGGGCGATGTCGGCGCGAACGCGCGGTCACTGCGCTACGCCGAAATCACTTCACGCGCTGGAACTCGAGCTGCTTGGCGGTCGTGGGCTTTCCGAGCTTCTTCGGCCGATTCTCCGGACCTCCGGTGAGGTAGTCGATGTACAGGTTGTCGCCGTCGAGCGCATAGAGCCCGAATCCCCCGTCGGCGGCGGTACCCCAGTCGAGCTGCGACGGCGACAGTTCATTACGCATCGTGTACTGGACGGTTTTGGCGTCCTTCAGACCAGGGCCCTGGCGGATCGTCAGGTTGGTCGGCGTGAACTCGAACTGCATGGCGTCCGCGCCCTTGGTCGCATTCCACTTATCCAGGATGGCGGTCTTGTCCGAGTTGGGCCCGCGTGTGCCTTTCGTAGACACGATGGGTGGAGGCGTCGGGGTGGCCGGCGTTGTGGGCTTAGGCGGTGTCGTTTGCGCGGATTTGTCATCCTTGCAACCCGCAGTGATCGCCAGAAGTAGAACCACGAAATAGGTCAGCCGCATTGAAAGATCCTCAGGATCAAGGGTGAGAGTTGCGTGAGCGCCATGGCTTAGGACGCGTCACTGAGCACAAACCGAAATCCGGCCCGCACCAGTATCTTAACAGGATAACGCCCCACACCAACTCTGGTGAATCGCTTGTTATCGGCGAAGAACGGTCCGCCAGCTTAAGTCTCATTCTCCGGCAGTCGATGCCCACTGCTGTCCGCCGAAGCTGTGGCATTGATGGGTCAGCAATTTCTACTGGAGACGGGAACATGAATCGCTTTGCACATCTGCCGGTCGCCGAGACGCTCGAGTCCCGCCGGTTCATGGACGCGACGCTGGTCGGTGGTGAACTCCTCATTACCGGTACCGAAGCGAAAGACACGATCACAGTCTCGCTCGACGCGAACGACCCGGAACAGCTCTCGGTCAAGGTCAACAAGACCACCTACCAGTTCCCGCTCGCCGAGGTCGACACGATCAGCATTGAAGCCCTGGGCGGCAACGACAAGGTCGTCGTACTCGGGAACCAGGGCGCGATTTACACCAGCGTCAAAGTAGAAGGCGGCTCCGGCAACGACGTCATTACGGGTGGGACCGGCAATGACATGCTCGTCGGCGGCGACGGCAATGACACCATCAACGGCGGCGACGGCGATGACTTTCTGTTCGGGGACGCCGGCAACGACAAGCTCACCGGCGGCAGCGCCAACGACTACGTCGACGGCGGCAATGGCAACGACAGCCTGACCGGCGGACTGAACGACGACACGCTCCTGGCCGGCGACGGCAAGGACAAGCTCGACGCCGGGACCGGCGACGACAACGTTGACGGCGGCACCGGGAAGGACGCCATAAAGACCGGCACCGGCGAAGATGCGATCGCCGAGGACTCCACCAACCTGAAGGAAGTCAAAGACCGCGGCGACGCTGATGCCGACTACACCCTCGGTGAACTCACCGAGGAACTCTCCGAACTGCACGAAATGGTCGTCCCCGGCAGCACGGTCTTCCGCTGCGAACTTGCCGACGGCCTCATGACGCTCTACTACCGCTTCGGCGAGGACCCGACGGCTTATAAGACGGTGCTGGACGTGAGTAATGTAGCCGACGGCGCCCCGCTGAGGGACAACGTCAATCTCGTCAGCCGCGAAGTGAGCACTTCAGAACTGCGCGACTCGGCCGTCGCGGTGTTCAACGCCCGAGTGCCGAACCTGGGCATCCTGTCGTTCAAGTCGGTCGGCAATGGCTACTCCGGAACGCTGGGGGAAGGCGCCGAGGAGATTCGCTACCGCGACATCTACGGAACGATTCAACTGATGTCGACCGACGATATCGTCTGGACGCTCGACGAGGCGGAGGAAGACCTGGACAACGACGGCATCTTCGATAACTACGGCCAGCAGAACGAGGGCGGCATCCCTCTCGACCCGTCGTGGACGCCCTTCCCGTCCGGCGACGGACGGACGCTCTATCAGGACTTGCAGGGCAACTGGTTCGAGCCGGGGAATGACGGACTGTTCTACCCGCATTTCAGCGGCGGGCAGTAAGCGACGAAGCAATCGCCTGTGAACCAACGTTGCTGCACTTTCGTGCCTGCCTGGGACTACGCTACTTCGAGGACCGTGGCACGCTTAGGTTTGTTCGGATCGACAAGGACAAGTACCTGAGAGCCGACAGTGTACTTGTCAGCATACATCGTGGGCGTGTCACGACGCATCGTGTACTCGACGCCGTTCACGCTGTAAGCATAGGTGACCGGCCGAGAACCGCCCTTGCTCAAAGGGCTAATCGATCTGACCTGCCCTTGCACTTCAGTTCCGTGGCGGATCAGCCAGACGAAGTTGCGGACGGCGAAGAAAAGGATAGGCGGCGCGGCAAGCGTCGCCACCAGTGCCATCGCCAGCCAAACGTACGAACTAGACCAGACCGAAGCGCCCTTTGCGGGCACTTCCTGTCCGGACACGTAAAAGTAGCCGATCCACAAACCCGCCGTCACCAGCGCTTCCAAAGCCATTCAGATCGGAACGAGAGTGCGAAGCCTCTTGTCAATTTCCGGACGTTTCGGATGCATATAGAGCCCCCCTGAGAGCAAGTTACAGCTTTACGCCGCCCTGATACTTGATGACCGGAGCATCCGGATTCACCTCCGGCCCGAAGTAACGAAGGACGACAAGGTCCTCGGTGCCGCTGGTGTTCTCGTACGTCACACCGGCCTTGGCGGCGGCTTCGGTCACGAACACTTCGTCTTCCGTCAGGTCGTGGAAGCGGATCAGCTTCGGGCAGTTCAGCCGGAGCTTGTTGATCTTGCCTTCACCGGCGACCACGATGATGCTGTTCGCCCCGCCGTCCTTGACCGTCACCTTCTGGCCCGGCTTGACGGTCAGTTCCTTGGCCGTGAAGAGCTGCTCGCCGTAAACCTTGCCGTAGACGATCCACTTATCGACATACCCTTCGGCGGCGCTGCCGGCGGCGACGATGGGTTCGAGGAAGTGGTTAGCCTTGAAGTGCGGGTCGA is part of the Humisphaera borealis genome and encodes:
- a CDS encoding TIGR00266 family protein codes for the protein MNEWYLIENGQSVGPITLDALVARLPAAGGPQAMVYGPGMTNWSAAAQVPAVASRMGGFRSAPGAPPLPPGAGRRADVIDYEIFGNEMQYVEVTLDPGEMALAEPGGMMFMEPGIVMQTVFGDPSAPQQQGFLGKLMTAGKRMVTGESLFMSTFTNQGHGRQKIAFAAPYPGKIIPIHLEQHQGELICQKDSFLAAARGVSIAIAFQKKIGVALFGGEGFIMQRLTGEGIALLHAGGTIMERVLQPGETLRVDTGCIVAMQRSVQYDIQFTGGFKNSLFGGEGLFLATVTGPGKVWLQSLPFARLAGRVLANASGRGKDEGSVLGNLGGFLGNSD
- a CDS encoding TIM barrel protein; protein product: MTAHLNNYPKLHNAAWPGLVGKGPDSEPPILLDKMIEMTAAASVDGVKFDGMDLFLFDPHVSIDIDDDGIKKLAEKFQKANLSIGSVVAPVWPPTGGGAAMGSETDRKNFVASVRKACAIGEKLRRHGARPYGIVRIDSASSPHDWYADPAGNQKKIAETWRQAADVAEGYGERLAAEGEICWGGMHSWKRMIELLELTDRPATVGFQADMAHTLLYTMGYNAPEDALLPEGYDWKDQAKLDEALKKLTSALRPWTIDFHVAQNNGTVFGSGSHDKTGRHCQATDPTGKLDIPKHAGFWLKNDAGVPMKRLRHICWDGCMFPNEVMMKPQTWNDILGAMVKVRDLHGWKE
- a CDS encoding calcium-binding protein; its protein translation is MNRFAHLPVAETLESRRFMDATLVGGELLITGTEAKDTITVSLDANDPEQLSVKVNKTTYQFPLAEVDTISIEALGGNDKVVVLGNQGAIYTSVKVEGGSGNDVITGGTGNDMLVGGDGNDTINGGDGDDFLFGDAGNDKLTGGSANDYVDGGNGNDSLTGGLNDDTLLAGDGKDKLDAGTGDDNVDGGTGKDAIKTGTGEDAIAEDSTNLKEVKDRGDADADYTLGELTEELSELHEMVVPGSTVFRCELADGLMTLYYRFGEDPTAYKTVLDVSNVADGAPLRDNVNLVSREVSTSELRDSAVAVFNARVPNLGILSFKSVGNGYSGTLGEGAEEIRYRDIYGTIQLMSTDDIVWTLDEAEEDLDNDGIFDNYGQQNEGGIPLDPSWTPFPSGDGRTLYQDLQGNWFEPGNDGLFYPHFSGGQ
- a CDS encoding DUF3592 domain-containing protein, yielding MALEALVTAGLWIGYFYVSGQEVPAKGASVWSSSYVWLAMALVATLAAPPILFFAVRNFVWLIRHGTEVQGQVRSISPLSKGGSRPVTYAYSVNGVEYTMRRDTPTMYADKYTVGSQVLVLVDPNKPKRATVLEVA
- a CDS encoding type I 3-dehydroquinate dehydratase produces the protein MTYLCVAIFVQSEQQAQRDIALAAEAGADMVELRIDDHADLGAIGLGQLSLLLQSSSLPAIVTCRPIWEGGRSRLSDTDRLALLSAADEADAAYLDVELETTRHAEAKDFLDDKLPRRREERAGLIFSSHDFTGRPAKLTAIFDELVRSPADVAKIVWTARTVRDNLEAFELLRHRAKPTIALCMGEAGLISRVLAKKFGAFLTFASLETGGGTAPGQVSVRDMKRLYRWDAIAPATKVYGVVGSPVAHSMSPAIHNAAFDTTGFDGVYVPLLVEPSYESFKAFMETFLAAEGLHLSGLSVTIPHKENALRYLKEKGAEIDPLAERIGALNTIAIRRVRLGGRGGNGVEESNAEPSNAVASAKADPTLYGTSTDYAAILDSITTKLGISREQLKDYRVAVIGAGGTGRTAVAALAHYGATVVVYNRTREKADALAAEFNGKTGKVVAADMAKLCDSCCQIYINTTSIGMSPNVEQSAFGDRPPALSADSVVFDAVYNPVRTMFIRQAEAAGARTINGVEMFVRQAAAQFELWTGTPAPTDVMRNVVESRL
- the dapA gene encoding 4-hydroxy-tetrahydrodipicolinate synthase, giving the protein MFSGAMTALVTPFREGRLDEARLKEQVEHQIKGGIDGLVPVGTTGESPTVDFEEHARVIELTVEFANGRVPVVAGTGGNATAEAIELHQIAKKAGCQGCLSVNPYYNKPTQEGLYRHFMTLADRVDLPIVLYNIPGRTGITMSPQTVARLNAHKNIVAIKEATGSLDMATEILSLCDITLVSGDDSLTLPLMSVGGKGVISVASNLIPAEIKKLVKLAADGKYAEAAKQHIRLFPFIKSLFLDGNPAGIKYAMSLANMDTGELRLPLWEASEATKQTIAAEMKKLM
- a CDS encoding FkbM family methyltransferase encodes the protein MEALKQMFIRTPLERPLQQLRHLAGFRKRRKHPELAEIYIENDRIDAMLDRVVKADTNCLDIGCHLGSFLSQLLRLAPKGKHAAFEALPDKAARLKKKFSDVEIHHCAVSDKPGEITFYRNITRSGFSGMNVHANETDKIEEVKVRCMPVDEMVPADRPIGFIKVDVEGAELSVFKGAAQTIARGKPYILFECTIDGLKSAGSTPREIFDYIEQSLGYRVYLLKDWLADGQPLAFERFEKSMRYPFQAYNFLAAPAK